A stretch of Deltaproteobacteria bacterium DNA encodes these proteins:
- a CDS encoding aspartate aminotransferase family protein yields MVPKALRERESALLMSTYGRYPLDVVRGLGARLWDGAGREYVDLLAGISVCNLGHCHPELTETMVEQAGRLVHVSNLFFQNEQLDLAEALLATCDLDRVFFCNSGAEANEGAIKLARRYMRKVRGIQAFEVVTLSGSFHGRTLATLTATGQDKVKDGFDPLPEGFRTVPFGDFSALEGAVGEQTAAVLVEIIQGEGGIRELPTDNLLALQGLCRERGVLFMVDEVQSGLCRTGRFWAHQLHGLRPDVMTTSKALANGLPMGAVLATAEAARGFEPGSHATTFGGGALVSAVASKVLKIMVRDDLAGRAERVGAATRARLTKVMGRYPDLVAAIRGRGLMIGVELTFPGKEVWESLMIEKGFILNLTQDRILRLLPPLTIVQEDLDDFAQALEDILGRMSGGSTI; encoded by the coding sequence ATGGTTCCAAAAGCATTGCGGGAAAGGGAGTCAGCCTTGCTCATGTCCACTTACGGACGGTACCCCCTGGACGTCGTCCGAGGTTTGGGGGCCAGGCTCTGGGACGGGGCCGGTCGGGAATACGTCGATCTGCTGGCCGGAATCTCGGTCTGTAATCTGGGACATTGTCATCCAGAGCTGACCGAGACCATGGTCGAGCAGGCCGGGCGGCTCGTCCACGTCAGCAACCTCTTTTTCCAGAACGAGCAGCTCGACCTGGCCGAGGCCCTGCTCGCCACCTGCGATCTCGACCGGGTCTTCTTCTGCAATTCCGGAGCCGAGGCCAACGAGGGTGCCATCAAGCTAGCCCGGAGATATATGCGCAAGGTCCGGGGCATCCAGGCCTTCGAGGTGGTCACCCTGTCCGGGTCGTTCCATGGCCGGACTCTGGCCACGTTGACTGCCACGGGCCAGGACAAGGTCAAGGACGGGTTCGATCCCCTTCCCGAGGGTTTTCGGACCGTGCCCTTCGGCGACTTTTCGGCTCTGGAGGGGGCCGTGGGTGAGCAAACCGCGGCGGTTCTCGTGGAAATCATACAGGGTGAAGGTGGAATTCGGGAACTGCCGACCGACAATCTTTTGGCCTTGCAGGGCCTTTGCCGGGAGCGTGGAGTGCTGTTCATGGTCGACGAGGTCCAGTCGGGTCTGTGCCGGACCGGCCGGTTCTGGGCCCATCAGCTCCATGGTCTGCGCCCGGATGTGATGACCACCTCCAAGGCCTTGGCCAACGGCCTGCCCATGGGGGCCGTTCTGGCTACGGCCGAGGCGGCCCGGGGATTCGAGCCGGGCTCCCACGCCACCACCTTCGGAGGCGGGGCCCTAGTCTCGGCTGTGGCCTCGAAGGTTCTGAAAATCATGGTCAGGGACGATCTGGCAGGAAGGGCCGAGCGGGTCGGGGCTGCGACTCGGGCCCGACTGACCAAAGTCATGGGGCGATATCCGGATCTGGTGGCCGCCATCCGAGGCCGGGGCCTGATGATCGGTGTGGAGTTGACCTTCCCCGGCAAGGAGGTCTGGGAATCCCTCATGATCGAAAAGGGTTTCATCCTCAACCTGACCCAGGACCGCATTTTGCGGCTTTTGCCTCCCCTGACCATAGTCCAGGAGGATCTGGACGACTTCGCCCAGGCCTTGGAGGATATTCTGGGCCGAATGTCGGGCGGGTCGACGATCTGA
- a CDS encoding dUTP diphosphatase, translated as MDVFLDVGIKVLRPGDWMKGPTAATPGSAGVDLRAWMEGEATVIVSGGRAAFPTGLAMEISRPGVAGFIFSRSGLGTKDGLVVSQGVGVVDPDYRGEIVVSLLNTSGEERVVRLGQRIAQMVFMPVFRPLFREVEALSETARGAGGFGHTGRM; from the coding sequence ATGGATGTTTTTTTGGATGTCGGTATCAAGGTGCTCCGGCCGGGGGATTGGATGAAGGGGCCAACTGCGGCCACCCCGGGTTCGGCCGGAGTTGACCTCAGGGCCTGGATGGAGGGCGAGGCCACGGTCATTGTCTCTGGGGGGCGGGCCGCGTTTCCGACCGGCCTGGCCATGGAGATTTCCCGCCCCGGAGTGGCTGGGTTCATTTTTTCACGGAGCGGCCTGGGGACAAAAGACGGTCTGGTGGTCAGTCAGGGTGTCGGAGTCGTGGATCCGGACTACCGTGGCGAGATCGTGGTCTCCCTCCTGAACACCTCGGGGGAGGAGCGGGTGGTCCGTCTCGGTCAGCGCATCGCCCAGATGGTCTTCATGCCCGTCTTTCGCCCCTTGTTTCGGGAGGTGGAGGCCCTGTCGGAGACGGCCCGGGGAGCGGGCGGTTTCGGCCATACCGGCCGGATGTGA